The proteins below come from a single Branchiostoma floridae strain S238N-H82 chromosome 5, Bfl_VNyyK, whole genome shotgun sequence genomic window:
- the LOC118416306 gene encoding threonine synthase-like 1: MVWRRLYSRLRCSQKLLRLSSLQLRTYSSDGAAGSITSRKGNNIILMGSPGAGKTTVGRILAGMLDKPVVDIDNDHLESYWGMPVAEQLSRLGPDHFLQAEGEAVLNFTAEDCVISLSGSNPMHQRAMEHISTLGTVVFLDVPSSDILHRLEVMKVNRIVGQGPDTDMADILRYRQQFYEGRYDIRVLCGNNESAEDIARKVQEVLTWQENSNKYISTRQSGKEVKGGGSRTFSEVVLEGLAPDGGLYVPKQGLRRLQDSEWERLVQCSYQERALRILEQCIPHTEVHPSVLNTMVQTAYAQDSVSVNRFGSDNVVPLVQLDNNQHVMELFHGPTASFKDLALQLMPQFYAEFSRRRSDGCDRHRSLILVATSGDTGSAVLDGFSRLPEPLQQYVAVMVLYPEDGISPIQKAQMTTNEADNVHVVGVQSDFDFCQSTVKSIFKQLSGSSESSSGPYHSQYGVHLSAANSINWGRLLPQVVYHASAYLDLVRQGTISMGQEVDLCIPTGNFGNILGAVYAKRMGIPFKRFVCASNQNNILTDFLTTGCYDLRHRRLHRTMSPSIDILVSSNLERFLHLLTSDGDLIADMFHQLENQKLFKVPNQILSQLQEDFSAGWCHEEDCARTIQTIFQSNGYLLDPHTSVAKTVADRLLGRDCPMLLASTAHYCKFAPDVLTALGTSLPTNSPVALFQALQALNPRLFLHSQLSKDIGRPRKHKTVLEADRRQVIKEMEGFMKRYFEK, translated from the exons ATGGTGTGGAGGAGGCTGTACAGCCGGCTGAGATGTTCACAGAAGCTTCTCAGACTTTCAAGTCTACAACTCAGGACCTACAGCAGTGATGGGGCAGCAGGGAGCATCACAAGCAGG AAGGGAAACAACATAATCCTGATGGGCAGTCCAGGTGCAGGGAAGACCACGGTGGGGAGGATTCTGGCCGGAATGCTGGACAAACCTGTGGTGGACATCGACAACGATCATCTGGAGTCATACTGGGGCATGCCAGTTGCAGAACAG CTGTCCAGACTAGGCCCTGATCATTTTCTACAGGCAGAGGGAGAGGCTGTGCTGAACTTTACAGCTGAGGACTGCGTCATCTCTCTGTCTGGGTCTAACCCCATGCACCAGAGAGCCATGGAACACATTAGTACACtgg GCACAGTGGTGTTCCTTGACGTGCCCAGCTCAGACATCCTGCACAGACTAGAGGTGATGAAGGTCAACCGCATCGTGGGACAGGGACCCGACACAGACATGGCAGACATACTCAG GTATCGCCAACAGTTCTATGAGGGGCGGTATGACATCCGTGTTCTCTGTGGCAACAACGAAAGTGCAGAAGACATCGCGAGAAAAGTCCAGGAGGTGTTGACCTGGCAAGAGAACAGCAACAAGTACATCTCCACAAGACAGTCAGGCAAGGAAGTCAAGGGAGGTGGTAGTAGAACGTTCTCAGAAGTCGTCTTGGAGGGTCTGGCCCCAGATGGAGGATTGTATGTCCCTAAACAGGGGTTACGAAGGTTACAGGACAGTGAGTGGGAGAGACTGGTGCAGTGTAGCTACCAGGAGAGGGCACTCAGGATACTGGAACAGTGCATCCCTCATACGGAGGTCCATCCCTCGGTACTTAACACCATGGTGCAGACAGCTTATGCACAGGACAG TGTGTCTGTCAACAGATTTGGCAGTGACAATGTAGTCCCCCTGGTACAGTTAGACAACAACCAGCACGTCATGGAGCTCTTCCATGGGCCCACCGCTTCCTTCAAGGACCTGGCGCTCCAGCTGATGCCCCAGTTCTACGCAGAGTTCTCCCGGAGACGGAGCGATGGTTGCGACCGGCACAGGTCGCTCATCCTGGTGGCGACGTCGGGAGACACGGGCAGCGCCGTGCTGGATGGGTTCAGCAGGCTCCCGG AACCCCTGCAGCAGTATGTAGCGGTGATGGTGCTGTACCCTGAGGATGGCATCAGTCCCATACAGAAGGCACAGATGACCACCAATGAGGCTGACAATGTCCATGTAGTTG GTGTGCAGTCTGATTTTGACTTCTGTCAATCAACCGTCAAGAGCATCTTCAAACAGCTGAGTGGTTCCTCTGAGTCATCATCCGGACCGTACCACTCACAGTACGGGGTCCACCTGAGTGCAGCCAACTCCATCAACTGGGGAAGGCTACTGCCACAAGTCGTGTACCACGCATCGGCATACTTAGATCTGGTTAGACAAG GTACCATCTCCATGGGTCAGGAGGTGGACCTCTGTATCCCTACAGGCAACTTTGGAAACATCCTGGGTGCTGTTTATGCAAAG AGGATGGGCATCCCCTTCAAGCGGTTCGTCTGTGCCTCCAACCAGAACAACATCCTCACCGACTTCCTAACCACGGGATGTTATGACCTCCGCCATCGCAGGCTGCACAGAACCATGTCTCCGTCCATCGACATCCTCGTGTCTTCTAACCTGGAGAG ATTTCTGCATCTGTTGACCAGTGATGGAGATCTGATAGCCGACATGTTTCACCAGCTCGAGAACCAGAAACTTTTCAAAGTGCCAAATCAG ATACTGAGTCAGCTGCAGGAAGACTTCAGTGCAGGCTGGTGCCATGAGGAGGACTGTGCCAGAACTATTCAAACAATATTTCAGTCCAACG GGTACTTGTTGGATCCACACACGTCAGTGGCTAAGACGGTTGCAGACCGTCTGTTGGGGAGAGATTGCCCGATGCTTCTGGCCTCCACGGCTCACTACTGCAAGTTTGCCCCAGATGTCCTCACTGCACTGGGGACAAGTCTGCCCACAAACAGCCCTGTGGCACTCTTTCAGGCCCTTCAAGCTTTAAATCCACGTCTGTTTTTGCACAGCCAACTTAGCAAGGACATAGGGAGGCCGAGAAAGCACAAGACTGTTCTAGAGGCTGACCGTAGGCAGGTTATTAAAGAGATGGAAGGGTTTATGAAAAGATACTTTGAGAAGTAA
- the LOC118416834 gene encoding protein PXR1-like, with the protein MHGEINIMQSVAVPSVTIPPPAPPLNTQLPQGLRPRFKPFGWREPKPVNGHVSTQRRDSGHYDKKKRKKRKHDVEDVEEVDSSKKKKTEEDSEAKTDRLVGSTGDTSTSTELEERSHKKKKKKKEKCKEEVEANVAEDISETPDSKEKKKKKDKHKESGDDEQTMVAEEVEETKAHKKKKKKKKKEEEEN; encoded by the exons ATGCACGGGGAGATCAACATAATGCAGTCTGTGGCTGTTCCATCAGTCACCATCCCCCCTCCTGCACCACCGCTCAACACACAGCTGCCTCAGGGTCTCAGACCAAGGTTCAAACCATTCGGCTGGA GAGAACCTAAGCCAGTAAATGGACATGTCAGCACACAGAGAAGAGATTCTGGTCACTATgacaagaagaagaggaagaaaagaaaacatgacgtTGAAG ATGTGGAGGAAGTCGATTCttcaaaaaagaagaagacagaagaagattCAGAGGCCAAAACTGATAGACTTGTTGGTAGTACCGGAGACACAAGCACTTCAACAG AGCTGGAAGAGAGGTcacacaagaagaagaaaaagaagaaggaaaagtgCAAAGAAGAAGTTGAAGCAAATGTAGCAGAAGACATATCAGAAACTCCTG ATTcgaaggagaagaaaaagaagaaagacaaaCACAAGGAAAGTGGGGATGATGAGCAGACAATG GTTGCTGAGGAAGTAGAAGAAactaaggcacacaaaaagaagaagaagaaaaagaagaaagaagaggaagaaaactAA